A DNA window from Acidobacteriota bacterium contains the following coding sequences:
- a CDS encoding 3-hydroxybutyryl-CoA dehydrogenase encodes MDIKIIGVIGAGTMGSGIAQVAASSGFDVILHDLSDDILNKAIISIEKSIDKLIEKGKIQERKEDIIKRIIKTTDLNNLKDADVVIEAVFENFDVKKSVTVELDKILKEDSILSSNTSSISITKLASLTRRPANFIGMHFMNPVPLMTLVEIVRGIATSDETFQKIKTLAEKMGKVPVEAKDYPGFISNRILLPMINEAIFALMEGVGTAEAIDTVMKLGMNHPMGPLTLADFIGLDVCLDILEVLYEGFRDPKYRPCPLLRKMVDAGYLGRKTGKGFYEYK; translated from the coding sequence ATGGATATAAAAATTATAGGAGTAATTGGAGCAGGAACTATGGGTTCTGGCATTGCTCAGGTGGCAGCAAGTTCTGGTTTTGATGTTATTCTCCATGACTTATCAGATGATATATTAAATAAAGCAATAATAAGCATAGAAAAAAGCATTGATAAGCTTATTGAGAAAGGAAAAATTCAGGAAAGAAAAGAGGATATAATTAAAAGAATCATAAAGACTACTGATTTAAATAACCTTAAAGATGCTGATGTTGTTATAGAAGCTGTTTTTGAAAATTTTGATGTCAAAAAAAGTGTCACTGTAGAATTAGATAAAATTTTAAAAGAAGATTCAATTCTTTCATCAAACACATCTTCAATATCAATAACAAAGTTGGCCTCTCTTACCAGAAGACCTGCTAATTTTATAGGTATGCATTTCATGAACCCTGTTCCATTAATGACTCTGGTGGAAATAGTCCGGGGCATTGCAACATCCGATGAAACTTTTCAAAAAATAAAAACTCTGGCAGAAAAAATGGGAAAGGTTCCAGTAGAAGCCAAAGACTATCCAGGGTTTATATCAAATAGAATTCTTCTTCCGATGATTAATGAAGCAATATTTGCACTTATGGAAGGAGTAGGAACAGCAGAGGCTATTGATACTGTTATGAAATTGGGAATGAATCATCCGATGGGTCCTTTAACACTGGCAGATTTTATTGGACTGGATGTCTGCCTTGATATATTAGAGGTTCTTTACGAAGGTTTTAGAGATCCAAAATATAGACCCTGTCCATTGCTTAGAAAAATGGTCGATGCGGGATATCTTGGTAGGAAGACAGGAAAAGGATTTTATGAGTATAAATAA